Part of the Brassica oleracea var. oleracea cultivar TO1000 chromosome C8, BOL, whole genome shotgun sequence genome is shown below.
NNNNNNNNNNNNNNNNNNNNNNNNNNNNNNNNNNNNNNNNNNNNNNNNNNNNNNNNNNNNNNNNNNNNNNNNNNNNNNNNNNNNNNNNNNNNNNNNNNNNNNNNNNNNNNNNNNNNNNNNNNNNNNNNNNNNNNNNNNNNNNNNNNNNNNNNNNNNNNNNNNNNNNNNNNNNNNNNNNNNNNNNNNNNNNNNNNNNNNNNNNNNNNNNNNNNNNNNNNNNNNNNNNNNNNNNNNNNNNNNNNNNNNNNNNNNNNNNNNNNNNNNNNNNNNNNNNNNNNNNNNNNNNNNNNNNNNNNNNNNNNNNNNNNNNNNNNNNNNNNNNNNNNNNNNNNNNNNNNNNNNNNNNNNNNNNNNNNNNNNNNNNNNNNNNNNNNNNNNNNNNNNNNNNNNNNNAAACTTAGAGCTCAAACTCTGTACCTTCGCCGGTGTTGGTCCTGATTTCCTTACTGCATGTGCCACCACTACTGGACCCGACGTTCCGACCACCGCTAATTGTTTCCATCCTTTTCAGTTACAGTGGATAAGCATCGACGGCCTCAGAGGATGGGAATATCTTCTTATCGTAGGGTTGCTTCTTTTAGTTGTACACCAGTTCTTAGCTGCTTCTCACCATTACCCAGTTAGCGTTTTATAACATATTAGTTTAATTAATATTACCACAAATATCAGAAAACAGTGAACGGCGGGAAAAGGAATGGTTAATATTACCTTTAACCTTTGCAACCAGTCACCCAAAAAAAAAAAAAATTCTCGAACTCACACGTGCGGAAACTTCTGGGCCGCTTGGGTCGCTAAGTCTTAGGGTCGTTTCGTCTGGGTCACTTTCAAGAGTTTCATGGGTCACGGCCCAGAACATTACGGGTCATAAGGCCAAATTCGTCACCGGTTTATTTCTCTCCCCCCTAGCGGTCCGTTTCGACAATTAAAACTTCGCGACCCACTTGGCCAATTAAAAACTTGAAGTGACCTATCTCACAAGCGACTCTCAAAGCTAAAGCAAAAAAAAAAACATAAAACGTTATCAGTATAAGACAAGCAATGTAAATTAGACGATCCAATTAATTGGTTTCTTAGTTCATTATCACCGGGATGGAAAAACGCCTAAAGAATCAAAATCTACTGGCTCCAGTTAAATTCCCATTTTAGTAACTAGTTACCTTAATTCGCATATAAAAATTGTTATACTAGTAAGAGCTACTTCACGAAGGGAAACGATCGAACATTCTTGTAATTATCTCAGCCGTGTGATAATCGTTTTGGGGAAAATAAAGTCGCCTTTAATAAGGGTTTTGAGAAGTTTGCTCTGCAAGCAATGCTTTTACATAATAGAGAAAAATAAATATATCATCATGAAGGAAAGATACGAGTTTTGTAAACAAGAAACTTAATGGTTCAAACAAGATTAGCAGAGAAAATCTCATAAACACCATAGATGACCGATGCTATTCAGTGAGATTGACCGGGGAAACGTATCTTCCTCTCCATGGGTGTAGTGACGTTAAATGCAGCTTGAACCACGGCCTGAGACAAACTTTTGAGAACAGAACCTCTCCCGGCCAAAGTAAGGAAACGTGGTCTGCAAGTAAACAAGCTAAATCAAAATAGGTTATGAAAAAAAAAACAAAAGTCAATAACAAGAAAGCAGAGAAGCTCACGTTGGAGAATTGAAGATCGAGAGCCAACTCAGTCCAATGTGGCCTGCAGTAGCCGAGAGCACACTAGTGTCAGGGACAATGAATAGGTGGCCTTTTTCGACAGCTGCGTTGATGATACTGTCGCCATTAGGACCAACAACTTCAACATTACCAGAGCCCGAGAACACGAGGATGATCTGGAATTTAGTAGCACAAGCGTATGTTGGAGGGTATATGCATCCGGAGCCGAGTTGAATGATCGAAGCTCCCCAACCAACCTCGTTGAGCAGAGGGAGGTTGGTGGAGTTCAAGAAAAAGGCATCTCCGCTGCTATCTCCCTCACCTAGAACCGCCGTAAAGGAGTTGAAGACTAGACCGTCCCTGTTGATGATATTCGGCTGCGGCATGTTGAGCTCCGGACCGAGCTTCACGATGCCGCCGTGGGTGGTCTGAGAGTCGAGGAGGGCTGCCACTGCTTCACCAAGCTGCAACGACGTGCACACGACCTCGGCAGAAAAGCCTTTGAAGACCCCTCTTGGCCCGGCAAGGTAGAAATTGACAAGGCGTTGCTGTCCGAGGAAGACAATGGCGAGGTGTGTGTCGCTGTTGTCGTTGAACCACCACGTTACAACTCCTGAAGGAACGGCTATGACATCTGCTTCGGAGATTCGGACGACTCTCTCATTCAGGACGCCGTTGCCTTTAGGCACAACAATACCGGCAGTTCCCGTACCTGCATCTAACAAGGTGTTAGTTTCAAACTAAACAAAAATAGAAGAGAGGATTCAAAGTGACAAGAAAGAAAATTTAATCGATCGCAAAGTTAAGTTAGAAAATGTTGGCGAGGAATAAAGACTCTAGTATAAATGCTCAAAGTTTATAAGAGAAGAGCATTTAACTAGTCTAGTAAAGTAAAGACAAGAAAGATGACAAATTTTGTAACAAAAGATATTAAAAATGAAAAGTTGGGTGGGGCCCATGCCTGCTAATTTTGTGAATGCCAAAGTTTGAGCTCGCTAGTAAAACGTCGTAGTTCTCTAAACTTACTAAATGGCCATTAATGCTTGATTAAAAAGAAAGATGCAAAACAAACTCCAGAATGATTATGGGGTTTTTCTACGTAAAAAAAAAAAATTAATTAACCGGATTAGAAAGATGGAATTAATAAACTTGGAGCTTTACAAGTAACATGTGTGTTGGAAGTTTGTAAATCAAACAGAATAAAAAAACTTGAGACACAAGTAACGAGTGTTGGCAAACAAATTCAGAGATTTTATATGATCCAGCTCATATATTTTAGATCAAAACAAAGAAAAAGAGAAGAATATTATTACCTTGTAAAACGAACGCCATTTTTGGCCCGTTGGAGAAGACAGGCTGGGGAAACCCGCGTGGGAGAAGGACCATCTTCGAAGCTCCCACATCTGACCCGTTCATCTTCCAGGAAAAAGAACTACCACCTTCTCCTCTGAAGTCTTCCTCGGGAAACTGGGGCTCCAGATCCGTGTTGGTGGGTACGAACGACGTCCGACGTGTCTGAGAAGAGACCATCGGGAAGAAGCAGGGAAAGAGGGGTCGAGGTTGAGAAGGATAACGGCCTTGAGGCTGCTCTACCATGGCACTGGTGTTCAGGTACATGTACGATGGCGGCGACGGCGGTGACGGCGGAGTCTTCTTGCTCCCGCCCTCCAAGGCTGTCTTCGCAGCGGATGTTCCGAGTTCCACAGAAGCGTTCACAAGCGTATCCTGTGTGTTTGGGTTCTTGTAAGCTTTTGATATCGTACGGAAAACCGCGTTTGCGGCTGTTCCGACTTTTGCTAAGGCTTTCGACATTTTTTTTTTTGTTCTTTTTGCTAAGCGAGCAAGAGTGGGAGAGAGAGAGAGAGAGAGAGCGTAGCGTAGAGGAGAGGCTACAAATAGCTTCATGAAGGGCAATAAGGTAATTTGTTTTGGAGAGGGGGATATCGGGAGGTGCTACTTTGTCATCTTCTTAGACATAAATGCAAAGGGACTGGACTATTTGTTCCACCAATTATTAAATTGGATATGTGTGTGTGTGTGTGTGTCTGTGCGCAACTATAATACTTTTCTTAATTTGGATTTTTGGAGATGATTATAAAAGTTGGGGATTTCATGAGGGTTTTTGTTCATTGATACTCTTAGAACAGGACACGGCAGAAGATATATAACTCTATTTTCCTTAGTAGTGATTGTATTCTTTGGATAAATTAAGCCAAAAAAGTTTACGGGGTAGTTGTGTCATTTTGCTAAGGAGTGGAGAGGGGGATGACACTAGAAAACAACACAGCTGATCCCCAAAACTTTTATAGCCGACAACTCTATAAACCTGTGTCAGGCTTTGCCCCCTTTTTTCTTTTCTTGTACGCACGCAATATACCGTGTACGATGTATGAAAATACAATATACATAAGTCTTTTTTTTTTTTGCCAACCGATATTTATTGATATTACTTTTAGAGATATAAAAAGCCCACACAAAAGGCATTCAACCAGCATATAAACCTACAACATAAACCCAAAAAAAGAACAAAGCCCAACAATGGCCCAAGTAAACCCACGGCACAGGAGAAAACAACACATCCCTACCACGTGTTCAAAGCACGAGGACGAAAGCCCACGTGTTGGAAAGTCTCCACCGCCTTCACCAAATTGCATGTCGTCGCCGGAAACACGGCAAACCACCAGAACCTAACCGGGAATAGTACCACACCCAAAGAAACCACCAGCTTTAAGGCCCACATCTTCTTCTCATATCCATCGACCGGAGAACGTCAATCGTCCCTAATCCATATCACATCTATAATCATAGAGAAGATCTTCACACACATCGGAACCACCATATAACAGAGAGCTTCGATCGACCGAAGTCGAGATTTCATCCAACACCAAAACACCAAGACTTAAAAACAGAGACATCCCATTGATTGGGAATCGATCGTGCCGACTTCACCTTGAAGAAAGGTCGAAATCAGAGTTAAGAGCCGGCTGCCCTCACTGAAGAGTAAGGTGATGACACCAGAGTCAAAAACCAACCAGACGATGCAAAACGATTGTCACCGATGTTGGAGAGGAAACTAAACAGACACTTGAAACGCACGAACAAAACAAAAACAAAAGCTATTCCGACGGTGGCGCACCACCGCCGGAAAACACACACACCGACATGGAAGATGAACTTTGTTTTGAGAGAGAAGTTGGAGAGTTTCTAGAGAGAGGTTTTTATTCCGATTTTATTTTACAATATAATAAGTCTTTTATGTACTGTAACAATATTATAAAGGGCATTTATAATAAATCAATAAAGCCTATCATTCTGAGTGCAAACACAGAAAAAAGTCTGAGCTGCATTCACAAAATGATTAGTTAATAGTCAAAATTTTACCTTAACACGCTTTATGATTAGTTTATCAAAAAAATGTGCTTTTTAGTATATTAATAAATAACTAGATTTTGACCCGCTTTTGAAAAGATGGGTATATTTTTGTTTTAATTATTTTTTTTAGAAATTTAAGTTTTATAATTTGTTTTTTTTCTGTATTTGTATTTGTGTTTTTATTTGTAGTCAAATTTGTGTATAAATTTTAAACAAAATCAATCTAATAAAATAATAGCAATCTAAAAGTTAACCAACATATACATGTTTATTTGTAATCATATTTTTCTGTTTTAGATCTTGATCCGCGGTATATTGTTGGTTTGTAATTTTTTTGTTTTTTTGTTTCTATTAATTTTTATATTTATGATATTTTTTGTAATTATAATTGTGTTTTATATTAATTTATTTTAGTTTAATTTAGTAACTATATTAAATATGTTAAATTGCATAACTATACATTTATGCTATATGCATATCAAAAATAATTTGTAAACTTTATTCCTGAAGTATGCAACATATTATATTTCATATTAGTTACCTAATATAACCAGTCAAGAATATTTCGTAATCAACTTGAAAATCAAAATATTATATTCTATTAAACATTACATATATCTATTCGAATGGTTTTAAAGTGTTAAATTTGAAAACCAATATCAAATCCAACCCGCACCAAAACCCGAAGAAAGTTTTTGAAAAATGTTTGATAAAAATAATTTTTAAAATATTCTGTTAAATACATATATATATTTATCTATATACATATGGTTTAATATGTTTTTCACTAACTTTAAGTAAAATTACATTTAATTAAAAAATTTAATCGAATAATCTATTTAAAACCTGTTAAACCCGTCATCCTTAGAGTTTAGACTAAAAATTAAGCGAAGAACACCATGCATGGATGGATGCTGAAGTCCCATATTGACTATCATAAGATTTTTTCTTATAATTGATTTTTTCATAAGTATATATTTTTATAAACAATACTTTCATAATAATATATTGACTTAAATAGTTTTAGTAATCTTAAATTTACTTCTAAAAATATATTTTGTAGATCATAAATTTAAATTTAGTATATTGGCCATATAATTAGGTATGAAATAGGAGTTTGATATTTGTTGTTTGTTGCAGTATTGATATATACATATCCTATAAAATAGGAGTTTAAGTGGTTATAGGGGTGGTTACGTTTTTTTCCCTTTAACATGAAGGTAGTTATGTTTTTGTAGATGCAATTGTATTATATGTTATACAGTTATATTTTAAATGCAGTATATTTTTATGTTGGACTCAACATATATTAATAGGTCATGATCCTAATTTAATAGTATTGATTTACTAATAACCTTCTTTCTTTACAATGCCAAGTGTTAATACTATATTGTCCGTCGTCATTTGGTTGAGACATTATGTTGAACACTCGCGTTGCGTGCGTATTCGATTCTCGTGATCCGATAACAAGTGGTTGGATTTGAAGAAGGTGTTTCTGGGTTTTTCATGACTCCCCTTCTCTTCCAAAAGTCTTGTGCTTCATTTTACCGAAATTAATGCCTTGAGATGATCTACCGTGAGCTTCAAGTAATCATCTTTGCCTTGTTAATGCATTACATCCAACATCAGTTCAGTGATATCCCTTTGATCTTTCGATCTTCCTGGATGCATATGATCGTCGATCACGCGTTGGAACAGAGCATCGAGCTTGAAGAAAACATCGTTGATCCTCTTGTGCTGTCCTGAAACTAGCATGAGCTGTCTGGGCTTCAAATATTAAGCTCGTCGACTTTCTCTTTTATCAATAAGCTGACTCTCATGGAACTTCTGTCCTAAAACAACTCTAAACATGATGCTCGCGGTTAGCCAGAAAAGAGTTTTGCTCAAATCGACTGGAGATTGATCCACCGCAGAGTTGGATAGTTTCTTGACTAACAAGTTACACTCTTCCTCTTCTGATATGTACATCCAAAATATTGTACCCCTTTTTCAAGCAGAAAAAAACTCACGTACCAAGAACTTACGCCCAGTGCCGTACCTAGGTGCTGAGGGGCCTAAGGCGAAAATATTTTTTCCCATAATTTAGTAATAAAACATTTATCACATAAAACTCTACAAAACCATATATTTAATATTTATAAATATATATATGAAGAACCAAACATAAAATTTCTTAAAAGTTATATAAGCTATTCAGTTTTCTAAACAAAAAGTAAAAACATATATATAAATATTCAAAATTATCTAACACGTTTAGTAATATTTAATTAAATATATGTTAATTTAGATAGGCTAAAAGGCAACTTAAAAATGTATTATTGAAAATAAAACTACCTGAGCTAAAAAAAATTCTGATACAAAAAATACTTTAGGAATCCATATATGAAAGTTTAAAATATTAAATTCTATAATAGCATAATAAGAAATATATATAGATAGTGCCCGTAAATAAATTTATAGCAACAAAAATAGAGAAAAAGACAAAAATAGCACTAAATCAAGTTTTTGTTCCCAAACTAGCACTCAAGGTCAAAAGTCACAAAAATAACACTTAATGTTTTTATCAAAAGTCACAAACTTAGGGTTTACAGTTAAAGGGTGGGGTTTAGAGTTAAAGGGTGGGGTTTAGGATTTAGGGTTTAGGGTTTAAGGTTTAGAGTTTAGGGTTTAGGGTTTAGAGTTTAGGGTTTAGGGTTTAGAGTTTAGGGTTTAGGGTTTAGAGTTTAGGGTTTAGGGTTTAGAGTTTAGGGTTTAGGGTTTAGAGTTTAGGGTTTAGGGTTTAGAGTTTAGGGTTTAGGGTTTAGAGTTTAGGGTTTAGGGTTTAGAGTTTAGGGTTTAGGGTTTAGAGTTTAGGGTTTAGGGTTTAGAGTTTAGGGTTTAGGGTTTAGAGTTGAGAAATGAGGTTTTGGGGATAAGATTTCAAATTTTGAAAAATAAAAAAATTAAAATTTTCAAAGGATAAACTTAGAAATGTGCTATTTTGGTCATTTTAGTTTTTGAGTGCTATTTTTGTGATATAAACTTAGAAATGTGCTATTTTGGAGATTTGTCCACAAAAATATTGCATATATCAAAGCTAATTAGAACTTTTTATCTATAAAATTTTAAAAAGTTGAATGAAATATTAAAATAAGGGTCCAGAATATAGGATGAAAGTTGGGGGCCTAAGGCAATTGTCTTTCTTGTAACATAGTGAGCACGGCTCTGCTTACGCCGCTCTTTCCACTCTTCACTGTATATACGGTGTAAAACTCACGTACCAAGAAAGTGTTTCGGAGATATGTATTGCATTTGCATGCATCATTGCATGAAGGATGGTGATATAGAATTTGGGTTTCGTTTCATAGTAATTTGACACCAACCAAATTAATAACAAACTAATGGAACGAGGCATTCTTTGATCCAGTCTCTTACCAAAGTGGTTGAACCGAACGCTACTGTTATCTGCAGTTTCTTGTCGATCACGTCTTTGTCATTTGCCCCAAATAGAATCACCTGTTTAGTCGCAACCAAATCCAAAGAAGGGTTTTTAAAAGGCGTTATATATTACTCTTTTATATAATGCTTTGATACAGGAAAATTTCTCATTTCCAGGTGAAAGATTAGGAGCAATGAAATGATTTGATACCTCCTGCAATTCCTTATTTTATGATTTAATAGTTTTTTTATTAGAGATATATATCCCACATCGGGAATTCTAATGGACATTAAGTAATATATAAAGGATTAGGGTCAATCCACTAATTAACAATTGGTTTTAAGTTGGAAGCCATAATAGACCCGAATCTAACATGGTATCAGAGCCAAGATCCTAAATACCATAAACTTCTAATTAAAATTAAAATTAAAATTAACCCTTCCGACCGGATATAAAGATCGTGATTAACCCTATAACAGCCATCATTTCGAGGAGGGGTATTAGAGATATATATCCCACATCAGAAATTATAAGGGACATTAAGTAATATATAAAGGGTTAGGGTCAATCCACTAATTACCAATTGGTTTTAAGTTGGAAGCCCGTAATAGACCCGAATCTAACATTTTTTCACACTAATTAACATACTTCAAATTTTGTGAAATATCATATGATAACCACTAAAACATGTTTTTTCTAAGAAATAACACACAAAAAAGAAATAGAACAGGGCACGGGAGAAGATAACTCTATTTTTCCTTAGTAGTGATTGTATTTTTTGGATAAATTAGGCAAAAAAAAGTTTACGTTTGTTATCAAACCATTATTCTTTTTTTTTTGAACACTTACTAAACCATTATTCAAATCAATAAAAAGCAGACTAAATCTTCTCTTTGGAGCCATTCCTTAGCATCAAAGGAATTGAGGATAAACCGAAACTTGGTTTTGTATTGAGCTGAAAGTGTCAATTATCAATTAAGTAGCCGCATACTGTAGTGATTATCGTTTAACTGAATCTAACCGATTTTTACTAAATGTAATATCAACCACCCTAAATATTATATAGTTATTATTTTATAGATTCAGAGATTAATCTGAGTTTCCATAAGAATTATTTTAAAAAAGTTACCTGTCAAATAGGCTAAGGCGTCTGGTTCAAAATTTTGAATGTAATATGAAAAATCCTTGATGGAATAACAAAATCAACCAACTCCAACTAAGGACAAGCAATGAACAACCATCATCGCTTTATTCTTTCTTAGCTAATAATTTATGGATTTACCTCAGAATTCTTTTGGTGTTCAAATATTCTTTACTATTACAATCATGTGTTCACAAAGCACAAGACAAAGTGGAAACTTCGTCTGTCTTTCTCTACAGTATAGTGACAATATATGACATTAATGCAATTTAAGTTGTAAACATTACATTTGGATATGAAACATCGTATCTAGGAACACTCGTTGAGTCTGTTTATACACATATAAGATCTAATTTGAAACTTATATATTTACATTCTACGTGACACACGAATCGGATATCCACTCTTCAATCTGGCAAATAATGTCCACTTCTCGATGCTTGGATCTCCATCTACCACCTCCCATCTTAATCATTATTATCATTGGGTCACAATCATTATTTTTATTATAACCGAAATATTACAATTTATGTATTCATCTAAGATAATTGTACGAACCTGTGAGTGGTTATAAAACGGTGGAGAAAAACTACCATCATGGCTTTGGCCATATTAAGTCCAAGACATGTTCTTCCTCCCATACCAAATGGTAAGAAACTGTTCGCTTTCGCTTCCTCCTTCATTTTAGGATTTAGTTATAATAAGTACAAACAAACTAATGTTACTATGCAAACAAGAATAGCGAAAGGAAATATGGTTTCTTAAGAGTAGACTGTACGTACGTCAAACCTTGAAGGGTTGAACTTGTGAGGTTCACTATATACGTTAGGATCAAGATGAATGGATCTAGCGTCAATGTTTATATTCCATCCTTTATTAATCTTGTATCCTTTCAAATTAGAAAATAATGTATTAAATAAAGCCAGAGACAATCTGCCCTTTCGTAATCTGAGATAATTTACTTAAACAAATAAACTGAATCTTAAAATAAAGTACTTAAAGCAAACCTTCCATTTCACAGTCTTGAAGTACTAGTCTTGGGAACCAAGGCACAACAGACGCCATTCTCAGAGATTCTTTCACCATAGTGTTGTTCGTTTGGTTGACGCAGCTACCTGCGGCTGCGTCGGCGTCAATTTTTTTGATAAACTCTTGTTCGTTTCATCGACGCCGGTACTGCGTCTGCGTCTGCGTCTAAACGTTGCGTCCTCGCGTCGATCGCCGAAAAAATCTGCGTCTGCGATTAAAACTCGGCGGCTGATGTTTATTTTACGCATTTGCCCTTACTATATTTCATTATTTACAATAAAACCTAACCCTAATTTTTCCAAAAGACGCAGCTTTCTCCATTGACGCAGTTTTTCTCCATCTCATCTCCATCTCCATCTCCGGCTTTTTAGCTCTCTCATCTCCATCTCCAAGTTTCGAGCTCTCTCATCTCCATCTCCAAGTTTCGAGCTCTCTCATCTCCATCTCCAAGTTTCGAGCTCTCTCATCTCCATCTCCAAGTTTCGAGCTCTCTCATCTCCATCTCCAAGTTTCGAGCTCTCTCATCTCCATCTCCAAGTTTCGAGCTCTCTCATCTCCATCTCCAAGTTTCGAGCTCTCTCATCTCCATCTCCAAGTTTCGAGCTCTCTCATCTCCATCTCCAAGTTTCGAGCTCTCTCTCTCTCTATCGTCATCGATCTCAGGCTCTCTCCATCTCTCTTGTCTCAGCCTCTGCCTCTGTCTCGAGTCTTCAGGTATGATGTTTGATGGGTTTTGTAGTCTCAGCCAATCAATCATAGTGTTGGGTTTTGTTCATGTCTGGGTTCGTGAGTTCCTCTTACACAAAGCTTATGTCTTTGTTGGGTTTTGCTAGGTAAGCTTATGTCTCATCGTTAACCAAAGCCATGTCCTGTTTTCGAGATCTCTCTTCTCCGACGACGCTAATCACGGGCTCGAAGATTCTCTCACTCGAGCTCTCTCTCTATCGTCATCGATCTCAGGCTCTCTCCATCTCTCTTGTCTCAGCCCTCTCTCTCGAGTCTTCAGGTATGATGTTTGATGGGTTTTGTAGTCTCAGCCAATCAATCATAGTGTTGGGTTTTGTTCATGTCTGGGTTCGTGAATTCCTCTTACACAAAGCTTATGTCTTTGTTGGGTTTTGCTAGGTAAGCCTCGTCTCAAGCTTCGTCTCTCATCGTTAATCAACTTATTGTGTCGCTTCAAGTCTTCATCACCAATTCACCAAGCTTCTCTCACTCAAGCTCTCCCAAGCTCACTCTGTTTCTGGTAAGTTATCAACAACGCAAGTGGCTTTGATATAATTCATGATGGGTTTGTTGCTGTTGCTATATGTCTCGTTTTGAACCAATGTCTTTGAACAGCAGTCACTGGATACTTGTTTACCAGGGTATCAACTAGCTAACGTGAACGAACAATCATAGACGCAACTCGCCTGCTTCATTGCCTAGTGAAACCACTCGACAGTGGACAGAACCGAAGCAGATTTTACAATCAAAGCCTTAGTTTGATTCACTCATCGATCTCAGGCTCTCTCCATCTCTCTTGTCTCAGCCCTCTTTCTCGAGTCTTCAGGTATGATGTTTGATGGGTTTTGTAGTCTCAGCCAATCAATCGTAGTGTTGGGTTTGTTGCTGTTGCTATATGTCTCGTTTTTGAATTTGCTTTGATGGGTTTGTTGCTGTTGCTATACTTATTTTGCCATTTGCTTTGTTTCAGTTTAAGTTAGCTAACTTCATGTTCATTGCTTATTCTTTCTTCTTTTTTTTTTGCAGGTCTCAGGCTCGCAAGCTCACTCTCTCGATGGCAATAGATGTAAGCTCAGACCCTTTCTTGTTTGCATTTATGTATAGAAATGTCTTTAGGTTGTATGGAACTTGAGTTGGTGTTTAGAAATGTCTTTAGGTTGTATGGAACTTGAGTTTATGTGTATAGAACTGTGTTTAGGTTGTATGGAACTTGAGTTTATGAGTTTATAAATGGAACTTGTTGTATGTGTTTTGCTTTAGACTTGGAAACCTGAGGAAACTAGATATTTTTTCGAACTCTATGATATGGCTGGTATATCAATGAATAAAGTGGGGAAAGCAAACATTATGGAGGCGTTTGAACAGCGGTTTAAGAAGAATTTACCTGATTGGAAGCCCTACAAGAGCAAGTACGACACCACTAGGAAGAAATACATCAAGATTAAGACGCTGACTCAAAACAGGACAGAGCTTGGGTTTGATGACATGGGAAGGATTGACATGTCAGATGATTGGTGGAGTGAACGCGAAAGGGTCAGTTTCACATTATTCTCTCTTCAGTTTCACATTTTAGTATATAGCATAATGATGATAAGCAGCTTATATTACATTTTTTTCCTCTGTTAATGACATTGCTATCACTAACTTACTCTTTCTTTTTTGCTGTATAGGAGTGTCCAGGGATTAGAAGATCTGTATGCAAAGAGATTAGTAACATGGATATGTTTGAAGCGGAATTTGGTGGTGTGGTAGTAACTGGAGCTGAAGGATGGAGCGCTCAACATGGAGAAGCCATTTTGAACTCTAGAGTGGGTGAAGATGATGGTGATGATGAAGCTGATTCTCAGCCAGCAGCAGAAACTCAAGCATTGGAGACAGAAACACAACCACAAGCCCCACGCCAAACTCAGCCATCGACTCAGACTCATTCTGGAAGTTCAAGAGCAAAAAGAAGGCGTAAGGAGAAAGAC
Proteins encoded:
- the LOC106311812 gene encoding legumin A-like: MSKALAKVGTAANAVFRTISKAYKNPNTQDTLVNASVELGTSAAKTALEGGSKKTPPSPPSPPSYMYLNTSAMVEQPQGRYPSQPRPLFPCFFPMVSSQTRRTSFVPTNTDLEPQFPEEDFRGEGGSSFSWKMNGSDVGASKMVLLPRGFPQPVFSNGPKMAFVLQGTGTAGIVVPKGNGVLNERVVRISEADVIAVPSGVVTWWFNDNSDTHLAIVFLGQQRLVNFYLAGPRGVFKGFSAEVVCTSLQLGEAVAALLDSQTTHGGIVKLGPELNMPQPNIINRDGLVFNSFTAVLGEGDSSGDAFFLNSTNLPLLNEVGWGASIIQLGSGCIYPPTYACATKFQIILVFSGSGNVEVVGPNGDSIINAAVEKGHLFIVPDTSVLSATAGHIGLSWLSIFNSPTPRFLTLAGRGSVLKSLSQAVVQAAFNVTTPMERKIRFPGQSH